In a genomic window of Methanosarcina horonobensis HB-1 = JCM 15518:
- a CDS encoding YhbY family RNA-binding protein, translating to MEKEKLYQLKSDANKISPILNIGKNGVTDTLIEELNKQIKANRLVKVKVLKSAEEGKDLKTIADELAEATRSTLIDVRGRTVVLYR from the coding sequence ATGGAGAAAGAAAAATTATACCAGCTGAAATCCGATGCAAACAAAATAAGTCCTATTCTTAATATCGGAAAGAATGGGGTCACAGATACTTTGATCGAAGAACTGAACAAGCAGATAAAGGCTAACAGGCTTGTAAAGGTCAAAGTACTCAAAAGCGCAGAAGAAGGAAAGGACCTGAAAACTATCGCAGATGAGCTTGCCGAAGCAACAAGATCAACACTTATTGACGTACGCGGCAGGACGGTTGTTCTGTACAGGTAA
- the alaS gene encoding alanine--tRNA ligase: MLEDEYQLDFFKNNGFVRKQCQKCGKFFWTRDPERNTCGDAPCDPYSFIGNPVFSREFDISEMREYYLSFFEARGHKRIDRYPVVARWRDDIYLTIASIADFQPFVTSGQVPPPANPLTISQPCIRLNDLDSVGRSGRHLTNFEMMAHHAFNKRDNEIYWKEHTLELCDELLTSLKVNPFAVTYKEEPWAGGGNAGPCVEVIVHGLELATLVFMDLKTDKKGDILIKGETYSKMDNYIVDTGYGLERFVWASKGSPTIYDALFPGIVNELMGLAGLEHELDNSEYANILAQNARLAGFMDVSEKANLMELRKKVASSIGMTVDKLSAIMEPVEKVYSITDHTRCLTFMLGDGIIPSNVKAGYLARLVLRRTLRMMKDLDIRIPLSEIVDMHIKNMPEYPEFRENFPVIQDILESEEEKFNITMERGRRIIQKSASHFKKTGEKIPLSQLTELYDSHGIPPEMAKEVAAEIGVDVEFPDNFYSIIGELHNKAEEKEEEVIPFAEKLKHLPKTKRRFYDEPTRLEFEAVVLDVFDNHIVLDNTFFYAEGGGQPADIGVIIADDTVYRVVDVQVYEGVIVHTIDNPGKELGITKGEIITGKVDEKRRMSLARHHTATHIVNDAARKVLGKHIWQAGAQKFEDHSRLDLSHYKHISPQEIRQIELLANRTVMENKRVVTEWMPRTEAEQIYGFGLYQGGVPPGEKIRIVKVGDDVEACAGTHCLSTGIIGPIKILKTERIQDGVERIEFAAGDAAVRAMQKIESLLVDSAKTLSVPPEHLPGSVDRFFGEWKDLKKENERLKEELARSRVYRMLGDASDVAGLRIVAEQVSGADSLELQKIATELLKNENVITLLASDFEGVKIVASVGEKAIKCGINAGNLVREMSKIVGGGGGGKPALAMGGGTDPTRIQDALARGLELVKTAACKEA, encoded by the coding sequence ATGCTTGAAGATGAGTATCAACTTGATTTTTTCAAAAACAACGGTTTCGTCCGGAAGCAGTGCCAGAAGTGCGGCAAATTCTTCTGGACACGTGACCCTGAAAGAAATACGTGCGGAGATGCGCCCTGCGATCCTTATTCCTTCATAGGAAACCCTGTCTTTTCCAGGGAATTCGATATCTCAGAGATGCGCGAATATTACCTTTCCTTCTTTGAAGCAAGAGGGCATAAAAGAATTGACCGCTATCCTGTGGTCGCTCGCTGGAGAGACGACATTTACCTCACCATAGCTTCAATTGCAGACTTCCAGCCCTTTGTAACTTCAGGACAGGTACCTCCTCCTGCAAACCCCCTGACGATTTCCCAGCCCTGCATCAGGTTAAATGACCTCGACTCAGTGGGCAGAAGCGGACGCCACCTGACAAACTTTGAGATGATGGCGCATCACGCTTTCAACAAAAGGGACAATGAGATTTACTGGAAAGAACACACTCTGGAACTTTGTGACGAGCTTTTAACCTCTCTCAAGGTAAACCCCTTTGCTGTAACCTACAAAGAAGAGCCCTGGGCAGGTGGAGGCAATGCCGGACCCTGCGTGGAGGTTATTGTGCACGGGCTCGAACTTGCGACCCTTGTCTTCATGGATCTGAAGACTGACAAAAAAGGAGACATCCTGATTAAAGGTGAGACCTACTCGAAGATGGACAACTATATCGTGGACACCGGATACGGTCTTGAGCGTTTTGTCTGGGCTTCCAAGGGTTCTCCTACAATTTATGATGCTCTTTTCCCGGGTATAGTAAATGAGCTCATGGGACTTGCAGGGCTTGAACACGAACTGGACAACTCCGAATATGCAAACATTCTGGCGCAAAATGCCAGGCTTGCAGGGTTTATGGATGTCAGTGAAAAGGCAAACCTTATGGAACTCAGGAAAAAGGTTGCCTCAAGCATAGGGATGACAGTGGACAAACTCTCGGCTATTATGGAGCCCGTAGAAAAAGTTTATTCGATCACTGACCATACCCGCTGCCTTACTTTCATGCTCGGAGACGGAATTATTCCCTCCAACGTTAAAGCAGGATATCTGGCACGCCTTGTCCTTAGAAGGACGCTGCGTATGATGAAAGATCTTGATATCAGGATTCCGCTCTCCGAAATCGTGGACATGCACATAAAGAACATGCCCGAATACCCGGAGTTCAGGGAAAATTTCCCTGTCATTCAGGACATTCTGGAATCCGAAGAGGAAAAGTTCAACATTACTATGGAAAGGGGCCGCAGGATCATTCAGAAATCGGCATCCCACTTCAAGAAGACCGGAGAAAAAATTCCTCTTTCCCAGTTAACAGAACTTTACGACTCACACGGAATCCCTCCCGAGATGGCAAAAGAAGTTGCAGCCGAAATAGGGGTAGATGTAGAGTTCCCTGACAATTTCTATTCGATTATTGGCGAGCTACACAACAAGGCTGAAGAAAAGGAAGAAGAGGTAATTCCTTTTGCAGAAAAGCTCAAGCACCTGCCAAAGACCAAGCGCCGCTTCTATGACGAGCCTACCCGTCTGGAATTTGAGGCAGTCGTCCTTGATGTATTTGACAACCATATCGTGTTGGACAACACCTTCTTCTATGCTGAAGGCGGAGGTCAGCCTGCAGATATCGGAGTCATCATTGCCGACGATACTGTGTATAGGGTAGTGGATGTCCAGGTCTATGAGGGTGTAATCGTACACACAATTGACAATCCGGGCAAGGAGCTTGGAATAACTAAAGGCGAGATTATTACCGGTAAGGTAGATGAGAAACGCAGGATGTCCCTTGCAAGGCACCACACAGCAACCCATATCGTAAATGATGCCGCCAGAAAGGTCCTCGGAAAACATATCTGGCAGGCTGGTGCCCAGAAATTCGAGGATCACTCAAGGCTTGACCTGTCCCATTACAAACACATCTCACCTCAGGAAATAAGACAGATTGAGCTTCTGGCAAACCGCACGGTTATGGAAAATAAACGTGTGGTTACGGAATGGATGCCCAGAACTGAAGCTGAGCAGATATACGGCTTTGGGCTCTATCAGGGTGGAGTGCCTCCAGGAGAGAAGATCAGAATTGTAAAGGTAGGAGATGATGTAGAAGCCTGCGCCGGAACTCACTGCCTGAGCACAGGCATCATCGGGCCTATCAAAATCTTGAAGACTGAGAGGATTCAGGACGGTGTAGAGAGGATCGAATTTGCAGCCGGAGATGCAGCCGTACGCGCCATGCAAAAAATCGAATCTCTCCTGGTTGATTCCGCAAAGACCCTGAGTGTGCCTCCGGAACACCTTCCAGGAAGTGTGGACCGTTTCTTCGGGGAATGGAAAGACCTCAAGAAAGAAAACGAAAGGCTCAAGGAAGAACTTGCTCGCTCCAGAGTGTACAGGATGCTCGGAGACGCTTCTGATGTCGCAGGTCTCAGGATTGTTGCCGAACAGGTCTCAGGGGCCGATTCCCTCGAACTCCAGAAGATAGCTACTGAACTATTGAAAAACGAGAATGTGATCACCCTTCTTGCAAGCGACTTTGAAGGAGTAAAGATTGTAGCATCTGTCGGAGAAAAAGCCATAAAATGTGGAATTAACGCCGGTAACCTTGTCCGCGAGATGTCAAAGATCGTCGGTGGAGGTGGAGGCGGAAAGCCTGCCCTTGCAATGGGCGGCGGAACTGATCCCACAAGGATTCAGGATGCTCTCGCCAGAGGGCTTGAGCTCGTGAAAACGGCAGCCTGCAAAGAGGCTTGA
- a CDS encoding helix-turn-helix transcriptional regulator, whose product MNPNLLDLILFSEKRKAFLLLLKEGPKNTQEILDRLQVPRTALLPQIKKLKEQNLVIHEDGIYRLSLVGEIIIEKMQPLLDTLEVFEKNEEFWADRKLSPIPLHLMKRISELGDYRLIEPDLSHTFDLNPEFVKHTSNSNNILMFFSYFHPQFPSFFLNLARKGTEISLVQSESVYLRFLEDFRKEGEEYLKMENASLFILDKKEVEIPAVVVSSDKIMLLGLFNESGRFDRQYIISFEPGAIEWGKDLFEYFRDMSREIKLKGK is encoded by the coding sequence ATGAATCCTAACCTGCTTGATTTAATCCTGTTTTCAGAGAAAAGAAAGGCTTTTCTCCTGCTCCTGAAGGAGGGACCGAAGAATACCCAGGAGATTCTTGACAGACTTCAGGTTCCGAGAACCGCTCTTCTTCCCCAGATAAAAAAGCTGAAAGAACAGAACCTCGTAATACATGAAGATGGAATCTATCGCCTCAGCCTGGTAGGAGAGATTATTATAGAGAAAATGCAACCCCTTCTTGATACCCTTGAGGTTTTTGAGAAGAACGAGGAGTTCTGGGCAGACAGAAAACTCTCACCCATTCCCTTGCATCTTATGAAAAGGATCAGCGAACTTGGGGACTACCGCCTGATAGAACCGGACCTGAGCCATACGTTTGACCTTAACCCGGAATTTGTGAAGCATACTTCTAACTCAAATAATATCCTCATGTTTTTCTCCTATTTTCACCCTCAGTTCCCTTCTTTCTTCCTGAATCTTGCCAGAAAAGGTACTGAGATTTCTCTTGTTCAGAGTGAATCTGTGTATTTACGATTTTTAGAGGATTTCAGAAAAGAAGGAGAAGAGTATCTCAAAATGGAGAATGCAAGCCTTTTTATTCTGGACAAAAAAGAAGTGGAGATCCCGGCAGTTGTCGTGTCTTCTGATAAAATAATGCTTCTCGGTCTGTTTAATGAAAGCGGAAGGTTTGACCGCCAGTATATAATTAGCTTTGAACCCGGTGCAATTGAATGGGGAAAAGATCTGTTCGAGTACTTCAGAGACATGAGCAGAGAGATAAAACTTAAAGGAAAGTAA
- a CDS encoding class I SAM-dependent methyltransferase, with protein sequence MARRKQFEKPLHGDKESVRFATPEPIARYRAQRLRARTLADISCGIGGQTVFFAQQCEFVYAVEIDPKKIEYAKQNCAMYGLDNVKFICGDALDPKVIEQIPSADVVFSDPFRPAEEDKRQVSSLEPGIPNVLSAYGEKTKNFAFEAPPQMPPERIPFDCEKEYISLDGQLNRLTLYFGGLKQYDRLAVALPAGEGLVSKDGWLPQVRETEKMKLFVYEPEPSVVAAELLPELVESMMQMAGPIMGAFELFRVDKKRLLLTSEALIKQSMIKNHYLVLKICPFEPRAINKFLKDRNIGSVILRAGVKPEDYWEVRNEVEKGLEGKKTVHLFVKDGVAILCEVLFKI encoded by the coding sequence GTGGCAAGGAGAAAACAATTTGAAAAACCCCTGCACGGGGATAAGGAAAGCGTGCGCTTTGCAACCCCTGAGCCCATTGCCCGCTACAGGGCACAGCGCCTGAGAGCCAGGACTCTTGCTGATATCAGCTGCGGGATAGGGGGACAAACCGTCTTTTTTGCGCAGCAGTGCGAGTTCGTATATGCAGTGGAAATCGACCCGAAGAAAATCGAATATGCAAAACAGAACTGCGCAATGTACGGGCTTGACAATGTGAAATTCATCTGCGGGGATGCTCTTGACCCGAAAGTTATCGAACAGATCCCGTCAGCAGATGTGGTTTTTTCAGACCCTTTCCGTCCTGCCGAAGAAGATAAGAGACAGGTCTCAAGTCTTGAGCCGGGGATTCCGAATGTGCTTTCAGCCTATGGAGAAAAAACAAAGAATTTTGCCTTCGAAGCCCCACCCCAGATGCCTCCGGAAAGAATTCCTTTTGACTGCGAAAAAGAGTATATTTCCCTTGACGGACAGCTCAACCGCCTGACACTTTACTTCGGGGGGTTAAAACAGTATGACCGGCTCGCCGTAGCATTGCCTGCCGGTGAAGGGCTTGTTTCAAAGGATGGATGGCTCCCGCAAGTAAGGGAAACGGAAAAAATGAAACTCTTTGTCTATGAACCCGAACCATCTGTTGTTGCAGCAGAATTGCTGCCCGAACTTGTTGAATCCATGATGCAGATGGCAGGACCTATTATGGGAGCTTTCGAACTTTTCAGAGTTGACAAAAAGAGACTATTATTAACCTCAGAAGCCCTGATAAAACAATCAATGATTAAAAATCATTACCTTGTCCTGAAGATATGCCCGTTTGAGCCCCGTGCGATCAACAAATTTCTGAAAGACAGAAACATTGGAAGTGTTATACTTCGGGCAGGCGTAAAGCCTGAGGATTACTGGGAAGTTCGAAACGAAGTGGAAAAAGGACTTGAAGGAAAAAAGACAGTACACCTTTTTGTAAAAGATGGTGTTGCAATCCTTTGTGAAGTGCTTTTTAAAATCTGA